The Macadamia integrifolia cultivar HAES 741 unplaced genomic scaffold, SCU_Mint_v3 scaffold1146, whole genome shotgun sequence sequence GGGTGGTGGCGAGCTCTAGTGTAGGGCTGGGAGAcagaaaggaggaggaggagccatGAAGCTCTCACTATAACAGTCGGGAACCAAGTGTGTGAAATTGAGATTAACCACATATTAGATATACGCCTATAATACAAGAACAGTGAGAATAAATTATCACTACGACAACTTAAAATTAAACAAACTAAGAGCCATCAATACTATCATCGTCTTTAAAAGGAAGTACATTTCACAGCTTGAAATGTGACAAAGCAGAGGTACCATCAAGTCCCTTCGCTGTGAAGTACAGAGTATATTCTTTGAGGGTGGTTTCCCTATAGACTGGTGGGTTATCTTTTGAACACAACTCCTTGATGGGTCCATAAACCCTTGTGGATGATTGAACTCCTGTGGTGAAGAAACATGCCACTGAAATCCTTGTGCCTATGCTGCGAGCCACCACTCGATGTTCTATGCTCTTAAATGTATCGTTAGAAATCAGCTGCACCACAACCACAATCACAATCAAAAACCCATTCAATTATAGCATCAAGACCAAGTTTATAATTGAACGATTCATGGGTTTTACAGAACAAATTAATGGCTTGACTTGCCTGCAGAAGATCCCCGATGTTGATGATGAGAGCTCCAGGCGTAGGGGAAACATCAATCCATTGGTTCTGATGAAGAACTTGGAGTCCACCGATTTGGTCTTGAAGAAGGACAGTGAGGAAATCATTGTCTGAATGCTTAGTAGTGCCGAGAGTAAGTTCAGGCTGAGGGCAGGCAGGATAGTAGTGACAGAGAATAGCAAGACCCTCTGCACAACCCATGTCTATCAAGTGTTTGGGGTTAAGCCCCAGAGCCTCCGACAGCAACTCAAACAAAGCAATTCCCAACTTACTTACTTGCTTCGAGTACTCCATCAATATCTCTCTTCCAATCAACAACACACCATTAGTTACTTCTTCAATTAAAGTTATCAATTTCTCAGTCACATATATAGAACTAACCACTATAAGATTACCTGCAAACGAGAGGCAGTTCTTGAGGATCGAGAGGTTGAGGACCCATATCGCAATACAGGGTGTCTCTCCAATTGGCAGCAGGAGAGCTATAGAGATCAAAATTGCTGTTGTAGATGACCTTCTTGCCCATGAGATCGCGAGTGTAGGATTGTTTCTTGATCTCTGTGTCTTGATCATAGAACCTTCGAACCCCTTCCAGCAGCTCCTCAAACACACTCTGAGGAATACCATGATTCACCACCTGGAAGAAACCCCATGTTTCTGATGCTTCCTGGATTTTGTCTACTATTTCCTTCCTTCGACTAGTGGTGGCTTCCAGGAGGTCTATGACCGGAATCGTCAGATGGGTCTGACGGCAGCTGTGAGTAGAGCCCAGACGAGAGGGCAGGTCATGGAGAGCTTCGGGTGGGTGGACGAAGATACGAGGGACCTTATCCACACCGTTGTCGACGAGACCCTTCACACCTGCTTTGGTTTCATCAAATTCCCTTAGCTCTTTTATTCGGTCATAACTTGGAGTTGGAGAGGTACTGTCTGAAACTTCGTCGGCACCGGAGACGACCACCATTTTCGCTTTCTTTCGTTGGCTTCCAACACGATTTTGAACGGCAGGTGGAACCAAATGCAGGTTGTTAAGTCTCTTCCACTCTGCGAAATGTTGAAGTGAATATGTAATTATGTCTCACTCACTAGAAACGGCCACAAAATGGTGATGGGGCGGGGGAAGAAAATCTGTGGGCGACTCTATTTCCTAATCTGATTACCTGTGGACTTAAACTCCCATGATATAGATGGAGGGTTAATCTAATTGCGGATAACGTAACAAATTCAACGATAAAGTTTGAAATTAGAGTTTTAACATAGAAATggaagattttgattttgacacCAAATGtcatttatattaaatatttaaatatagCCTTAATTAAATCTCTTGTGCAATTATTCTggcattttttttatcatgagGATCACTGAGGATGCACAAAAACAGAAACATCTGTATAAActtcattttcccttttatggGGGTGGACTGGTCATTACTCGATATGTCTAGGTATAGGCCACATTCTCCTGGGACTTCTATCTTCTCTATCAATTTTTGATGAGAACCCtgttagaaaataaatacaggCAAAGTATAAAACTTATATGGATATATTGTAATTACATCGGATGGTATATAAATTAGCAGCATCGTTGTAATCCTTCTTGAATCAGAAGCAAACAGAATTTGAGTTGAATCGTGTTAGAAAGATACTATCCTTAAAGTTTTTAAACGCCCCTAATTGTGCAATCAAGTTGACCATTTGCGTTTAcacatacaaaataaaataatttctaaTCACATAAGATGCACTC is a genomic window containing:
- the LOC122062913 gene encoding 1-aminocyclopropane-1-carboxylate oxidase homolog 1-like, giving the protein MVVVSGADEVSDSTSPTPSYDRIKELREFDETKAGVKGLVDNGVDKVPRIFVHPPEALHDLPSRLGSTHSCRQTHLTIPVIDLLEATTSRRKEIVDKIQEASETWGFFQVVNHGIPQSVFEELLEGVRRFYDQDTEIKKQSYTRDLMGKKVIYNSNFDLYSSPAANWRDTLYCDMGPQPLDPQELPLVCREILMEYSKQVSKLGIALFELLSEALGLNPKHLIDMGCAEGLAILCHYYPACPQPELTLGTTKHSDNDFLTVLLQDQIGGLQVLHQNQWIDVSPTPGALIINIGDLLQLISNDTFKSIEHRVVARSIGTRISVACFFTTGVQSSTRVYGPIKELCSKDNPPVYRETTLKEYTLYFTAKGLDGTSALSHFKL